The proteins below come from a single Zea mays cultivar B73 chromosome 8, Zm-B73-REFERENCE-NAM-5.0, whole genome shotgun sequence genomic window:
- the LOC100274284 gene encoding uncharacterized protein LOC100274284: MACEKKPVSSFTVRLGLALLAGCVLVAMISLAAMFRHDAVPLQTLSLLFSVGPVSSVMWGEERLGSHRFGRNRVPVLCDFSSSRSDVCELRGDVRVLPNATIVLHHPLARRQSWRMKPHGRKNDRHALARVTEVTVTVATASASPHHTSGAAAAAAPRCTANHTAPAVVFSVGGYAGNMFHDLTDVLVPLFITARRFGGDVHLLVGDAQPWWLDKFRPLLGGLSRHAVVDMSRGSSSGGVLCYPHVILGLEFHKEMSVDAARTAGGGEYSMADFTLLARRSYGLPRDKAIRVHGRGGGGVRPRLLLISRKSTRAFTNAGSIARAAASLGYEVVVGEPARHADLASFARVVNSCDVLVGVHGAGLANLVFLPAGAVVVQVVPLGGLDAMAADDFGAPARDAGLRYVHYGIAEAESTLATRYPRDHRVLRDPAAVRSEGWMALRAAYLVGQNVTIDVRRFSGALRRAMELLRQTHDHE; encoded by the exons ATGGCATGCGAGAAGAAACCCGTCAGTAGTTTTACCGTCAGGTTGGGGTTGGCGCTTCTTGCAGGATGCGTTCTTGTGGCGATGATATCACTTGCCGCAATGTTCCGGCATGACGCGGTTCCTCTGCAGACAT TGAGCTTGTTGTTCTCAGTAGGTCCGGTTTCTTCAGTGATGTGGGGAGAGGAAAGATTAGGCTCTCATCGTTTCG GCAGAAACAGAGTGCCGGTGCTGTGCGACTTTTCGAGCTCGAGGTCCGACGTGTGCGAGCTGAGAGGCGACGTCCGCGTCCTCCCCAACGCTACGATCGTCCTCCACCATCCGTTGGCGAGGCGCCAGTCATGGAGGATGAAGCCGCACGGCAGGAAGAACGACCGGCACGCGCTCGCCCGCGTCACTGAGGTGACGGTGACTGTGGCGACGGCGTCGGCGTCGCCGCACCACAcctccggcgccgccgccgctgctgctCCCCGATGCACGGCCAACCACACCGCCCCCGCGGTCGTCTTCTCCGTCGGAGGCTACGCGGGGAACATGTTCCACGAcctgaccgacgtcctcgtcccgCTGTTCATCACCGCGCGCCGGTTCGGCGGCGACGTGCACCTCCTCGTCGGCGACGCCCAGCCGTGGTGGCTGGACAAGTTCCGGCCGCTGCTCGGCGGGCTCTCCCGGCACGCGGTGGTGGACATgagcagggggagcagcagcggGGGCGTGCTCTGCTACCCGCACGTGATCCTAGGCCTCGAGTTCCACAAGGAGATGAGCGTGGACGCCGCGAGGACCGCCGGCGGCGGCGAGTACTCCATGGCCGACTTCACGCTGCTCGCCCGGCGATCCTACGGCCTGCCTCGGGACAAGGCCATCCGTGTCCacggccgcggcggcggcggcgtccggCCCAGGCTGCTGCTCATCTCCCGGAAGTCGACGCGGGCGTTCACCAACGCCGGCTCCATCGCGCGGGCCGCCGCCTCGCTCGGGTACGAGGTGGTGGTGGGCGAGCCGGCGCGGCACGCGGACCTGGCGTCGTTCGCGCGGGTGGTGAACTCGTGCGACGTGCTGGTGGGCGTGCACGGCGCCGGGCTGGCGAACCTGGTGTTCCTCCCCGCGGGGGCCGTGGTGGTGCAGGTGGTGCCGCTGGGCGGGCTGGACGCCATGGCCGCGGACGACTTCGGCGCGCCCGCGCGCGACGCGGGGCTCCGCTACGTGCACTACGGCATCGCCGAGGCGGAGAGCACGCTGGCGACGCGGTACCCGCGCGACCACCGCGTGCTGAGGGACCCCGCGGCGGTGCGGAGCGAAGGCTGGATGGCGCTGCGGGCCGCGTACCTGGTGGGCCAGAACGTGACGATCGACGTCCGCCGCTTCAGTGGCGCCTTGCGCCGCGCTATGGAGCTCCTGCGCCAGACCCACGACCACGAGTGA